In Corynebacterium ulcerans, one genomic interval encodes:
- a CDS encoding polyprenol monophosphomannose synthase, translating to MTKPSDKTLVIIPTYNELENLPLITGRVREAAPDVDILIVDDNSPDGTGKAADALAEKDSHIKVFHREGKGGLCGAYVAGFRWGLERDYTVLCEMDADGSHAPEQLHLLLDQVDAGADLVIGSRYVPGGKVVNWPKNRWVLSKGGNIYISVALGAGLSDMTAGYRAFKREVLEAIDLDELSNAGYIFQVDMAWRVVQAGFDVREVPITFTEREIGESKLDGSFVKDSLLEVTKWGLNHRKEQITNIYREGSKLAKHEIAAFRKKHMI from the coding sequence ATGACCAAGCCCAGCGATAAGACCCTGGTGATCATTCCCACCTACAATGAGCTGGAGAATCTTCCCCTCATCACCGGTCGTGTCCGTGAGGCCGCTCCTGACGTGGACATCTTGATTGTCGATGACAACAGCCCCGATGGAACCGGCAAAGCAGCTGATGCATTGGCAGAAAAGGATAGCCACATCAAGGTTTTCCATCGGGAGGGCAAAGGCGGCTTATGCGGCGCTTACGTTGCCGGCTTCCGTTGGGGCCTTGAGCGTGATTACACAGTATTGTGTGAGATGGACGCAGATGGTTCTCATGCGCCTGAGCAGCTGCACTTGCTCCTTGACCAGGTAGACGCGGGAGCCGACCTTGTTATCGGCTCCCGATACGTCCCCGGTGGCAAAGTAGTGAACTGGCCTAAAAACCGTTGGGTCTTGTCCAAAGGCGGTAACATCTACATTTCCGTTGCCCTTGGCGCTGGGTTATCGGATATGACGGCGGGGTACCGAGCCTTCAAGCGTGAGGTTTTGGAGGCTATCGATCTCGATGAGCTATCCAATGCAGGTTATATTTTCCAGGTCGATATGGCATGGCGCGTTGTACAAGCAGGATTCGATGTTCGCGAAGTGCCAATCACGTTCACAGAGCGCGAAATCGGGGAGTCTAAGCTAGACGGCAGCTTTGTTAAAGACTCGCTGCTCGAGGTAACCAAGTGGGGACTGAACCACCGGAAAGAGCAAATCACCAACATCTACCGTGAAGGCTCTAAGCTGGCGAAACATGAGATCGCTGCTTTCAGAAAGAAGCACATGATCTAA